The following are encoded together in the Glycine max cultivar Williams 82 chromosome 8, Glycine_max_v4.0, whole genome shotgun sequence genome:
- the LOC100808692 gene encoding transcription factor JUNGBRUNNEN 1 yields MGVNEDFNKDIDDHHHEYVDDDDVPLPGFRFHPTDEELVSFYLRRKLHKKPISIELIKQIDIYKYDPWDLPKTSATAEEKEGYFFCRRGRKYRNSIRPNRVTGSGFWKATGIDKPVYSHGGEGNDCIGLKKTLVYYRGSAGKGIKTDWMMHEFRLPSNKDNTTNLPSSKNYVDVPQEAEIWTLCRIFKRNVSQRKHTPDLKQLSAKRHSIHDKNSRMSNVEFNNTNQESYINFGGHYQNEQKPVINYTNSDQRNQYHVMTHQLFAAPVAQHHQQPQQLTSPSSNFWLNSPPGNDFFTFDNWDELGSVVKFVVD; encoded by the exons ATGGGTGTGAACGAAGATTTCAACAAGGATATTGATGATCATCATCATGAGTAtgtggatgatgatgatgttccTCTTCCGGGGTTTCGTTTCCACCCTACAGATGAAGAACTTGTTAGTTTCTATCTTCGAAGGAAGCTTCACAAGAAACCCATCAGCATCGAGCTCATCAAACAGATTGATATTTACAAATACGATCCTTGGGATCTTCCAA AAACCAGTGCCACTGCAGAAGAGAAAGAAGGGTACTTCTTTTGCAGAAGAGGGAGGAAGTATAGGAACAGCATAAGGCCTAACAGAGTCACTGGCTCTGGGTTCTGGAAAGCAACTGGCATAGACAAGCCAGTGTACTCACATGGAGGAGAAGGAAATGACTGCATTGGCCTAAAAAAAACACTGGTGTACTACCGTGGCAGTGCAGGCAAAGGCATCAAAACTGATTGGATGATGCACGAGTTTCGCCTTCCTTCTAACAAAGACAACACCACCAACCTTCCCAGCTCCAAGAATTACGTAGATGTTCCCCAAGAAGCT GAAATTTGGACATTGTGTCGAATATTCAAGAGAAATGTCTCACAGAGAAAGCACACGCCAGACTTGAAACAATTATCTGCTAAGCGCCACTCCATTCATGACAAGAACTCAAGAATGAGCAACGTGGAGTTCAACAATACTAATCAAGAATCATATATAAACTTTGGTGGCCACTATCAGAATGAGCAGAAACCCGTGATTAACTACACAAACAGTGATCAAAGGAATCAGTATCATGTGATGACTCATCAGTTGTTTGCTGCTCCAGTGGCACAGCATCATCAGCAACCTCAACAACTAACTTCTCCATCTTCTAACTTTTGGCTTAACAGCCCTCCTGGGAACGACTTCTTCACGTTTGATAACTGGGATGAGCTTGGATCTGTAGTGAAGTTTGTGGTTGATTAG
- the LOC100808508 gene encoding nitrile-specifier protein 5 codes for MAVVHGSWVKLDQRGEGQGARSSHAIAIVAQKVYAFGGEFVPRVPVDNKLHVFDLETLTWSVADASGDAPPPRVGVTMAVVGETIYVFGGRDGEHKELNELYSFDTRANKWALISSGDIGPPHRSYHSMTADDQHVYVFGGCGVHGRLNDLWAFDVVENKWVEFPSPGENCKGRGGPGLVVARGKIWVVYGFAGMEMDDVHCFDPAQKTWAQVETSGQKPTARSVFCSFSDGKHIIVYGGEIDPSDQGHMGAGQFSGEVYALDMETLAWKRLEDKVDFGGHPGPRGWCAFARAWRGGHEGLLVYGGNSPSNDRLDDIFFLALSQGLVK; via the exons ATGGCCGTGGTTCATGGCAGTTGGGTCAAG CTTGATCAAAGAGGAGAAGGGCAAGGAGCGAGAAGCTCACATGCTATAGCCATAGTAGCACAGAAGGTGTATGCATTTGGTGGCGAATTCGTGCCACGTGTCCCCGTTGATAACAAACTTCACGTGTTCGACCTAGAGACTTTGACTTGGTCCGTGGCTGATGCATCAGGGGATGCCCCACCGCCACGTGTCGGTGTCACAATGGCCGTAGTGGGAGAAACCATATATGTCTTTGGTGGAAGAGATGGTGAACACAAAGAGCTCAATGAGCTCTATTCTTTTGACACAAGGGCCAACAAATGGGCCTTGATTTCAAGTGGCGATATTGGGCCTCCTCACCGGAGCTACCACTCCATGACCGCAGATGACCAACACGTGTATGTTTTCGGTGGTTGTGGGGTCCACGGGAGGCTTAATGACTTGTGGGCTTTTGATGTTGTTGAGAACAAGTGGGTGGAGTTTCCTTCTCCCGGTGAGAATTGCAAGGGGAGAGGTGGGCCGGGCTTGGTTGTGGCTCGAGGGAAAATATGGGTTGTGTATGGCTTCGCTGGAATGGAGATGGATGATGTGCATTGCTTTGATCCAGCCCAGAAAACTTGGGCCCAAGTTGAGACTAGTGGGCAAAAGCCCACCGCCCGCAGTGTGTTTTGCAGTTTCAGTGATGGGAAACATATAATTGTGTATGGTGGGGAAATTGATCCTAGCGACCAAGGTCACATGGGTGCTGGTCAATTTTCTGGTGAGGTTTATGCATTGGACATGGAGACACTAGCATGGAAGAGGTTGGAGGATAAGGTGGATTTCGGTGGCCATCCTGGGCCCCGAGGGTGGTGTGCTTTTGCCAGAGCTTGGCGGGGCGGCCACGAGGGGTTGTTGGTGTATGGTGGCAACTCTCCTAGTAATGATAGGCTTGATGACATCTTCTTCCTTGCTCTTTCTCAAGGGTTGGTGAAATAG